The stretch of DNA CAGTAAGAACTAGTGATAAATTCATCAACTCATATCTTATTTGAAATACCGTCTTTATGCTTTTAAGCATTGAGTACATTCTCCTCATTTTAAAATcatatgccatgatttggctgtGTGGTTGAAGATTATCTAGTGAGAATGAGAGTGCTCTGCAATTTGTTAAATTTTCTTATTGGACAAATAATTTTACATGAGATGAAGGTTTGATAGGCACTTACATAAATTGTGCGTTCATTAACTTCATATAAACCACAACCATGCattctcccatgcttccattGACCAGCATAGCGATATCGCCCCTTCTCCCTAACAGAACATAATAAGAAGATCGAGTTTAACATGTAAGTTCGTGCCTTTGGGTCAATTCCCCACTTACTCCCAGTTTATACATAGTAGAGACCACAGTAGATCAGCAAGTGAATAAGGATAAACTACTTTTTGAGAAAGCAATTTTTTTCTTGAGAAAGGCGAACAATGATAAACTACTCCATCActcaaattaaaagaaatctacaTGCAACAGAGTGCAACCGAAAAAACATGATAATAAAAAAATCACCTTTACTGGAACTGAGGGGGAAAACATCGATAAGTTCAACGACAAAGAAATCTCAAAAGTCAAGGCATGCCCATCAATTCTCAGTTTGGACGTAAAACTTACGGTTTCTTTCCAAATTGCCTGACCCATTCACCATTCTCATAGAAAGGGATTTCATATTCTCCGCTTGTTAGCTCCATGGTATCTTCAATATCCTTCTCCAGCCATTCTCTGTCTTCTGGGGACATGAAGTCTCTCTTTATTATCTTGCCTTCGGCTCTCATCTTGGCTTCAAGCCTGCGAAACAATTAAACTACTTAATAAACTCTTAGAACATTAAAGCAAACAATATTCTTATGAGCAACATTTTGGAACGTAAACATACTTGGACCCTGGAACGGGTTCAATGTGAGGTATCTCAACCTCAACAACTCCATGACCTTCCATGTTGTTTTGAAGCCATTCGCCTTCATACCTGCGAGAAGCAAACAGAAATAATGAGTGATGCTGACGCGAAGTTAAGGAAATACTAACAAACAACGTGATATAAATTAGGCATAATTGTAGAGCGACAActagtaaaaaataaaaataataccgACAAACCTGACCAGCCCTTGCTCAGCAACATAAACACCTTTTCCATGTGCCAAGTCATCCCAAACAGTGCCTTCATACCTTCAAATGCAAAGGCCATCAGTTTTACGGATGACATCATCTAAGAACAAGAAGAAAAAGGTAGAAAAGCTAAACCATGACCAAGTGACAGCAAGTAATTGTCACATCAGCGTCGTTTAATGTTAATATAGCTTACACACTGGAGTCTGGAGTAGTTAGACATAAGTCTAACATTCATTTGATAAGGGATCCCGAGTTGGGGAGGCGGGAACCTAACAAGGACATTTTATTCCCTAACTGAAAAAGTGAAGCTGCAATTATGGCCATCAATAGAATCTAGTTTATATGAAATGCCCAAACGACTTGGCAAACATTTCCAAACGAAAACTAGAAAATGTCAACCGCGTAAGAGGCATGAAAACACAGAGTACAGGCAAAACCATGCAAAGCTGCAGATTTGTTACTCATGTCAATTATTGAACTATTATATAATAATTGGAAATCAACTACTTCGATATGAGAAGTGCTTTACCAGTTTAAGGTACTTCTTACAGGGTAGCCATTAGAAAATGTTTCGGTTCAATCAAAAGTATCATTTACTTCTGTTAATTAGAAACCAAGTTCCCATATTCCAGTTGTTCATCAAGGAGCAATGGGCCTCATTGTGAAGATCTATTCCAGTTTAAGCCATATTCCAATGCTTCACATCTGTAAACAACCTTTAACAGAGTACTTCATGAAAACAAAACACAACCTTTAACAGAGTACTTCATGAAAACAAAACACAACCTTTAACTGAGTTTCTCATGTGGAGTTAACAGTCGGTTATATCTATAGCATCTCTAGTGTTCTACAGTAGGAGAAAACGAGAGGTATAATTGCCAGAGCTTAGGACAACTCTTGCTTGTTAAATCTTTGTTCACTCAAAAGTTTATGCCAAATTGCTGAGTAAAGGTCTACTACCCTTAATTTCAATCTATTAGCACTCTGAGAGCTACTGTTCCAATTACATACTCAGATTTCTTGTGCATTTCTGAATATTATATAAGGAAACATAGAAACATGTAGATCTCCTTCCATAATCCATGCGTTCATTGATCTAATTACATATTCCAACGAATATACACATGCCACCTTTTACTGTTTTTGGCCACCCCTAAATTGAACCATCTCTGGTGAGCCTTGAGGATTATGCAGCAAGTGCAATACATCTTCAATACCCGCAAATTTGAGCTTGAACATGACAGCATTAGATAGAAAGTATAGTAACATTTACAATATCATCAGAAAACTGAAATTTTTACATATTAGGACTAGTACTCAGGTTTCTTTAAAAGATAATTATCTATTAAAGATTTGACGAAGTAAAAATGCCAATTCATCCAACAACTACCTCTATTTACTACAACTAGATGAAAAATCTCTTCCATCTCATTTTGGACATCCAATTTCTCTATTCAAGATTTACTTCAAGATGATTAACTAGGCACTGCATTAAAGTAAGGAAATCACTAAATCTAAATATATAGGAAATGCTAGCAATGTCAATAAAGTTTGACACTTGAGAAGGGACTGCCGTGTGGCGAAGAGATCATGGGTGCAAGGcgcggaaacagcctcttgcataaATGCAAGGTAAGGCTACATACATAAGACTCAATGTGGTCCGGCACTTCCACAGCATAGCATAAGCTTAGTGCGTCGAGACTTGAAAAATCATAGCACGCAACTAATTTTAGCTTGGGAAAAGAACTCCTCCACATTAGCACAGAGAATCAATGACACACTCCACTATTCAACTCCAATGCCTATGAATATTAGAAGTAACTGAGTAACTCTAGCAGCTCAAACCATATAGCCAATCATATCTATATTCAAAgttcacttttctttcttttttaaatgACAGTGGTGTAACCGGCAGCTTGGGCACATCAACTACTCCACGCCAGTCACCTGCTACCTCACACCATTCACCTTTTTTGGGGGAAAACATTCTTTACCTCAATTGTAAAGCAAACACACACCCATATACCCACTATTCAGGTCCAATGCCTATGAAAATGAAAACGAACACTATGAAAATGAAAACTAACACTAGCAGCTAAAACCATATACTTTCACATTCAAAgttaaaaaacaaaaacaatctTTACCTcaattataaagaaaataaaaacccATTTAGCAAAATCTctccaaaaagaaaaataaaaaaaagttagCAAAAAAGAGACTCACGAGCTACCATCAGCAAAAATGTAGCTAACCCACTTCAAGAACTCTTCAATCCTATCAAGCTCTTCAATCACTGATTTCGGGTTCGAAATATCATAGTTATTATCCGGCACCACAGGGAACGGTTTCCTATAAGGAACATAAAATGGGGCAATAGGCGGGTCCCGGCCCGCTCTAATTTCTTCACTAATAATatcctcttcttcttcatcaacCCAATTCGGGTCCCAACCGGGTTTGGTCATTTCAATCGGAGCATCCCCCCAAAGCTCCTTTAAATCCTCTTCCCTCCAATTTTCAGAGTCGTACGGAAAGTCAAACAAGTCCTCGTGATAAGTGTAGTCTTCTGCTTCCTCTTCTAGCTCACGCTTTCTGCGTTTGGAGTTAAGGACTCGCATGAAACGCTTCACGTTTGCTTCGGGTGTGTTGTTTTCTTCATCGTCTGTGTCGGGTTCGCCTCCTGCCCGGGTGTATGGTTGGAGCCCCGTTTCGGATTCCGAGTCCGAGTCTGAGGAAGTGGGTTCTTCGagttcttcctcttcttcttctttttcttcttcttcttcttcttcttcttcgttctCATCTTCTGGATTGGGCGAACTGTTTGAGTTGGTTTCGTTTGGGTCCGCCATTGGAGAGTGTTGTTTGTAGGAGTAAAGAGTAAGAGAGTGGGGAGTAGGAGAAGAGGATGAAGAAGATAAGGTGTGTGAAAGTTTGCTTGTTTATATAGGGGAACAACGATGTGACCGATGTGCAGCAAAGAATGGTTGTACGTGTTGTTTTAAGTGCTGTACATAGTGAAGTGAGGGCGATTTTCTCAGTATGGCTGCAGGCCGCTTCTCCTTGATTTTGTATTTACGGGTGTCTTTATCTACACTTTTTACTGTAATTTTgactaatattttaaaatatactttATAATCGTATTGACATAAGAAAACTATCATTTATAGTATTTTTTACATAGCTTGTGAATatctaaattttaaatttaaaatattaagttGATCTAATTTATTTAgctttaaaaattagttaaattaactctcaaaaaataaaaagtatcacATAAATTATAACGGAGAGAGTAGTAATAGTTAGTACTCATAATATGTAGTAGGGTGATAATATTGATATCCAATGCTTTAGGAAGTAAAAATAGTTTAATTGTTACCAAacgaaaaataaaaaaagcaCATTTGTGTTAAAGTTAAGTTATGTATTTGTAGTTAGCATTGTATATGGGTGAAATCGAGCCCGTTGGATATCTCGGTTCTCAATGGAGTAAACGGAGCGAGACATGAAAGTAAGAAATCGAAATCGGGGCAAGGAGCCCCTCGAGTCAGAGTCCgggcaaaacacctgccctcgaAATAATCGGGACCACATCCTCCAGGTCTAATTCAACCCTAaaacttcggagagcattacTAGATAATCGAGCACGACTAGCAAAGGGCCGTGATATTCGCACCTAGCCGGATGTCACTGCGTGAATCTCGGCATGTATCGGCAGAAAATCTGTGATTAGCAAAACgaaagatttttatcttttatagaattgtacttagggtaaaattcACTTACTATATAAAGGAGAGTCTCATTATTCATTAGGGATTGTAACAcgtatatcaaggcaatatattattattttctctgttattcaaagtttttacttttgttcatcagttcttCATTTTTGTGAGCCCAAGATCGAAGGCAGACATTGCATTAAGCTATTGATCACCCCcttaattggtttgacaatttattacatcCTTTATCTATTAATCTAACgctttttatcatttgtattgaattaatccgcatatccttaaaaccacatataaattcaattggtATCCATTTTTTTTAGGGTAAAtaatttggcacccaccgtggggctaaggataatagtggcaatttgatacaaatttttataatacactctattttacacttattctttgagcttttaatttcaggtcaaattaaaaatgtcaaactcccaaTTTGCCCATTTGAACGTTGATGTTGAGTCCGGCCACCATGGAGAGAACAACAACATGGTGCCCAACAACGAAGTGCCCCCTGTTGACACCCCCAACGGAGTCCCAGACGTAGAtccgatcgatgctaactcactCGTGGCTATCGAAGCAAACTTGCCTACTGACACCGAAAATAACATTCGCTATGGAGCACGGTCGATAGCCCGAAGTACACACGACGGCGAAGGTGATGGGATCAACTTgggggtgatcttcgaaatgttacagacTTAACATGCAGCGATAGcctagttgcagaaccaaagtcgcGCCTCCAACAGAGATGATCCCGAACCATCCGGGAAAATGCTCGCAGAAATGGACCGGCCATAGAAAGGTCGGGTGAAGCAGAACCCGGAACCAACCCCGGGATAATAaaaatgcttgaggaactgacaaaacaagtggaatcaggagaaaagaaaatcgaagccaacgacaaaaaagtggagacctacAACTCCACGGTCGATCAAATCCCAAGAGCACCACCGAAactgaagggcctggattccaagaaatttgtccaaaagcctttccctccgagcgcagctctgaagccgatcccaaagaagttttgtATGCCCTAAAATCTGAAGTACAATGGAATAACTTATCCAAATaaacatgtgacctcctacacgtgcgtCGTCAAGGGGAACGACTTCTAAGATGACGAAATCGAATCCATGCTGCTGAAAAGTTCAGAGAGAccttgtcaaagggagctatgatatggtatcacaacttactccctaattctattgactcatttgctatgcttatAGATGCCTTTGTGAAAGCGAAACCAAAAAGTCAGgccttttcaaagtaaagcaatgagataacgagatgctcagggaattcatgttgaggtttcaaataaaaCGGATGGATCTGCCTCCGAtcgcggacgattgggccgtttaggcattcacccaaggactcaacccccaaagctcattggcttcacaatAGCTGGAACAAAAATTGTTAGAAtacccggcggtaacttgggccaACGTCCATAATAGGTaccaaaaatcagggtcgaagacgatcagCTCGAGaccccttccgggtccgtttatcctgtCAGAActagtgacagatccaaaagagccatcgatcatgaaccaagatcgaacagagattggtatcaaccatacaatgaaGATGGAAGGGGTAATGGGTCCGGGCGCAACCCTTTGGGGAGTGAAAGAAGAAGCGATCAAGGTAAtaataaccggggactcatgagtaaAAACGATTTCGACTGACCCATCGGGTCTAGGGAGGCACCAaggttatcagagtacaacttcaatgtcgatgTTGTCGACATCGTATCAGTCATCGGAcgtatcaaagatactaagtggcctcaaCCATTGCAATCTGGTCCTgcccaaagggaccccaacctaatgtgtaagtGTCATGGTACTCACGGCCACAAAACTGAAGATTGCCaacaactgagagaagaagtagcccggttattcaataatggATACCTCCGAGAATttttgagtgatcgagccaaaaatcacttcaggaatagggactccaacaagcagatcgagcaagaggaacctcagcacgtcattaacatgatcattggtggacaGAGGCGGACCCACATGGAGTCAAGAGGGTTCATATAAACCCCATTCGTCgaaaaataatattgtgtatatagGTATATTTTTTCTATCTTCGAAAAAGTAATGATATAAAGATTATTTTGAACCCACTTCAAACAAGTAAATCGCCTAGCCTGCTGGTAAAGAGGGTTCAAATTTCCACATGGTCCTGAGTTCGAAACCAGTTAGTCATATATGCcctctatttttgggttttttaatATAGGTCTATTTTCCCATAAAAATGACGTCGgttatgtttttttttaaaatatcccCCAATTCCCCAAATCAGAAAACGATTAGAATCTCTAATCCCAAGCCCTTCGgtgcctctctctctctctctctctctctctctctctctctcttaatttCAAAGAGAATCGCTTCCATAGTCACCACTCACCTCTTCCGTTAGCCCCTGCCGAGAAGGTCATCTCCCTAAAAGACAAAGGGCTTCATCTTGGTATCTAACTAAAAGTTCAGGTGATCAATAAGAACTAATTCTAGTTTTCTAATTTCTAGTATTTATTCCTCTTTTGTATTAAGATTTAATCCAAATAAATTTCCTTCACCTCTATGTGCTTTCTTCTctttgttgtagttcaatttcaaagaacattgcttcatgGTCGTCTCCTCCATTAGCCATAAGCCATTGCCGCTTCTCGTTGGGTCGCCTCTCTCCGTCTCTCGCCGTCAGCCTATCAATTATCACTATCAGGTTTCTCAGTTGCTTATATTGCAAATTTTTGTAATTTATGCTTTGGAAAAAAATTCAGATTGTTTTAATGAGTTTTGGCTGAGAAACTCAATTTCAATTTGAGATATACCatgttaaatatttttttaatataatttttaatcTTAATGGAAAATGGGGAAAGGTGAAAAATTGAGAGTAATAAACTTGCTTATATTGAGAAGTTAAGCACTTTTTCTCTTTAGTTATGAAAAATCTCAAACTGTTGTTGTTGGTTTTGAGTGAGAAATCCTTTTTCAGTTTGAATATACGTATACGTACACATGATTTTTTTGGGCGTGTGTGTACTTTTGATATGGAATGGAAATCAGTTATGTTTCCTTGATGCAGTCAAGGACATTTTCCTTGGCTCGTTGTTGAATCAACATATTTCcctttataaaataatatttagcATGCAATAGTATTTTCTAGGACTGAAGTTCCAAAATCTAGGAAGATCACCTTTGTTGTTATCCATGAATGAAAGTTTCATTGCAATAGTTCTGCAATCTGATGAGTGATCGTTACTTGGGTTGTCTTCGGCCAAATTAATTCTTCTAGTTTAAATTTAAGGttaaacatatacaaaattattcTTCTAATTCTAATTCTAATTTGGTAATCCAGTTTGTATTACAATGAAGAGATTTTACCCTCCAGTATCTTTCAAGTTGCCACAACCAAGTTCTTCCTCTCCAATTGCTACTCCTGTGGAACAAAATTTAAACCAATTAGAAGAGCAACCTCAATCCTCTAAAAGATAAAGATAAGGAATAGATCTTGATTCTTTACTGACTGATCCAAAGGAGAGAATACCCATTAGACATTATCATCCAAATTAGCGTGATGAGATTAGAAGAGAATATCTCTAAAGAGGTCCTTACCAACCCCGATAtcataatttttctcaaaaagaTTTTTCGGGCTTAAAGCGCCTTTTCAATCCTAAATGGTTTGATGAATATCGTAATTGATTGGAGTACAGTGTGATAGAAGATGCAGCTTATTGTTTGTGTTGTTACTTGTTTCAAGATGAAGACATTCATCAAGGTGGAGGCGATGTATTTTCAAGTTTAGGATTTAAGAGTTGGCCCAAAAAAAAGAGATTCGATATTCATGTTGGTAAGTCGAGCAGTATTCATAATCATGCAAAAGAGAAATGTGAAGATCTATTAAAACAAAAACAGTCAATTCAAACTTCATTTGATAGGCAATCCAGTCAAACCAAGCTCGAATACAAAATTCGCTTGAAGGCTTCAATTGAGGTTGTGAGACTCCTATTGAATCAAGGATTGTCATTCCGTGGACACCATGAAGATGAATCATCATTAAACAAGGGTAACCTTCTTGAGATTCTTTCATGGTATGCAGAGAGGTGCGATAAAATCTGTGATCTTGTGTTGAAAAAGGCTCCAAAGAATGATCAGTTGACCTCTATAAACTTCAAAAAGACATTATCATTGCATGTAAAATTGAAACAGTTAAAGCAATTATGGACGATCTAAATGGAGACTTTTTTGCATTGCTAGTTGATGAATCACGTGATTTATCATGCAAAGAGCAATTATCTATTGTATTGCGATATGTTAATAGATGTGGATCTGTGGTGGAGCATTTTATTGGGATCGTTCATGTTCGTAATACTAGTGCTTTATGTTTAAAGGAAGCAATTGTTGATTACCTTGCTCAACATTCTTTGAGTTTATCTTATGTGTGTGGACAATGCTATGATGGAGCAAGAAACATGCAAGGGGATTTATGTGGCCTCAAAACTTTGATTCAACAAGAAAGTAAATCTGCTTATTCCATTCATTATTTtgcacaacaacttcaattaactCTTGTTGCGGTATCCAAAAAGTGTCTTGAAGTGGGAGAACTTGTATTGTTAGTTTCTAATGTATTGAATATAGTGGGAGGTTCTTTTAAACGTATGGATGATCTTCGAGAATCTCAAGCAGAAAAAGTTCAAGAGGCATTAGACATGGGTGAACTTGAAACTGGTAGGGGTTTGAATCAAGAACTTGGTCTTGCCAGAGCTGCCGATACTCGTTGGGGTTCGCATTACAAATCTTTTAAGAACTTTATTTCTATGTTTGGCTCAATTATTGATGTTATTGATACTATCGTTGTTGATGCCCGAACTTTAGAAGAAAGAGCTAAGGCAAAGGGATATCTTAGCACTTGTCAAACATTTGAGGTTGCTTTCATATTGCACCTAATGAGAGGTGTTTTGGGAATCACAAATGAGCTTAATACATTTTTACAAAAAAAGGAGCAAGATATTGCAAATGCTATTCTACTTGTTGAAGTGACAAAGAAATGGTTGCAAAAGCTAAGAGAAGAAGAATGTGATTCATTTATTGATAAGGTGTTTGCATTTTGTGTCAAGTATAATATTTTGATACCAAACTTTGTTGACTTCTATGTTAACTCTGGAAGATTTCGACGTAAAGTTATTGATTATACTATTTTACATCACTATCGTGTTGATATCTTTTTTACGATTATTGATTggcaagttcaagaaatcaatgATCGTTTTAATGAGGTGACAACGAACTTGCTTCTTGGAGTAACTTGCTTAAATCCAATTGATTCATTTTTCGGTTTTGACATAAAAAAGATATCGATGATGGCTGAATTGTATCCTGACGATTTTGATGAGAATATAATGGTTACGCTCAAGAATCAACTTGAAACTTATATTGTTGATGTTACTGATGTTGATGAAAGGTTCTCAAATCTACAAGGACATGTTGATCTTTCTGAAACACTAGTTAAGACAAAGAAGCATGTGAATTATCCATTTGTGTTTCGCCTTGTGAAATTTGCTTTGCTTCTACCAATTGTCACTGCTACAGTTGAAAGAACTTTCTCAGCGATGAAGTTGATCAAGAGTGAATTGCGAAACCGAATAAATGACGAATTCATGAGCGGTTGCTTGGTACCTTATgcagaaagaaaaatatttaatacCATTTCTGATGAGACTATTATGAATACGTTTCAGGAAATGAAAACTCGTAGAGGACAGttgtaataatatattttattaatatataGTTTTTGTTGACCTCTTTGTATATTTGTTTCTTTGCATTTTGAACCCGCTTGATAAAAATCTTGGGTCCGCCACT from Nicotiana tomentosiformis chromosome 11, ASM39032v3, whole genome shotgun sequence encodes:
- the LOC104109232 gene encoding uncharacterized protein; the protein is MDDLNGDFFALLVDESRDLSCKEQLSIVLRYVNRCGSVVEHFIGIVHVRNTSALCLKEAIVDYLAQHSLSLSYVCGQCYDGARNMQGDLCGLKTLIQQESKSAYSIHYFAQQLQLTLVAVSKKCLEVGELVLLVSNVLNIVGGSFKRMDDLRESQAEKVQEALDMGELETGRGLNQELGLARAADTRWGSHYKSFKNFISMFGSIIDVIDTIVVDARTLEERAKAKGYLSTCQTFEVAFILHLMRGVLGITNELNTFLQKKEQDIANAILLVEVTKKWLQKLREEECDSFIDKVFAFCVKYNILIPNFVDFYVNSGRFRRKVIDYTILHHYRVDIFFTIIDWQVQEINDRFNEVTTNLLLGVTCLNPIDSFFGFDIKKISMMAELYPDDFDENIMVTLKNQLETYIVDVTDVDERFSNLQGHVDLSETLVKTKKHVNYPFVFRLVKFALLLPIVTATVERTFSAMKLIKSELRNRINDEFMSGCLVPYAERKIFNTISDETIMNTFQEMKTRRGQL